In Desulfosudis oleivorans Hxd3, the DNA window GAAACACCAGGGTGGCGGACACCGGGACGATGCGCTCGATATCCTCGCACACCCGGTGCGCATACGACTCAGGATCAACTTCCAGGACCTCCTGAAGCCACATGAACCGGGCGTAGAACCGGCACACATAGGGCCGGGCCGCTTCGTCATCCGCCTGGAACAGGGCCGCGATGGTGGCCTCCAGCTCGGCCGCGGGATCGGTCTTGCCGTCCGGCGACAGAAAAAACCGGGGGTCATCCACCTGGCTTTCGAATCCGAAAAGGGTCTTTCCGTAGTGCATCAGAATGTGCCAGTAGCGATCCCGGGAAAGATTCTTCTCCCGGGAGATGGCAATCAATTCATCCACGGCCGGAGGCGCGGCGTAGGCGGGGACAATAAACGCCGGTCCGGCAGCCAGCACAAAGAAAAGGGATACATGGCAAAGAAAAACCATGTACCCCTTTTTTGCTTTTTTAAAATCGTCCATTAACAGGATTCGCCCGGATATTCCATGCTAGATGGTCTGCATAACCTGGGCAATCCCGTTCACCACATCCTTGGAGGTTACTTCAGCGGTGGGATAGATTGAGTCGAAGTTGCTCTGCAGGGCCGCAAACAGGGACGGTCTGTCAGAAGCTGAAACTTCGGCGATCTCAGCCAGAGCGTCCAGGGACTCGCCCTGACCCTGGGCGATGTCGATGGCCAGCACATCCATATTGTCGGCCACAAAGACGTTCATCTTGTCATACCTGGCCGTTAGCGGATCCTGTCCGCAATCCAGGGTGCCGCTGGACATGGCAAAGGTCTGGTTGCCGCAGATGCCGTTGAGAAAGGTGCCTACCAGCTTCCACACAATGCCTTCCTTTTCGCCGATGGCCATGCCGCCCAGACCGCAGCCGCAGTCTTCACGAACGGTGTTGGCGGTTGCCACGCCCATCATGCTG includes these proteins:
- a CDS encoding DUF3015 family protein, encoding MKRWSIAVLACIIMVSMMGVATANTVREDCGCGLGGMAIGEKEGIVWKLVGTFLNGICGNQTFAMSSGTLDCGQDPLTARYDKMNVFVADNMDVLAIDIAQGQGESLDALAEIAEVSASDRPSLFAALQSNFDSIYPTAEVTSKDVVNGIAQVMQTI